From Arcticibacter tournemirensis, one genomic window encodes:
- a CDS encoding organic hydroperoxide resistance protein, whose translation MKKLYTANATATGGREGRTKSDDGVLDFKIEIPKEMGGKGGAYTNPEQLFAAGYAACFDSALNLVARNQKIKLKDTSVTASVSIGQNSEGGFSLAVDLAVSIPEIERETAQKLLETAHQVCPYSNATRGNIEVNLNLL comes from the coding sequence ATGAAAAAATTATATACAGCTAATGCAACTGCAACTGGCGGTCGTGAAGGACGTACCAAATCAGATGATGGGGTATTGGATTTTAAAATAGAGATCCCGAAAGAAATGGGAGGCAAAGGTGGTGCCTATACCAACCCGGAACAACTTTTTGCAGCAGGCTATGCAGCTTGCTTTGATAGTGCACTGAACCTTGTTGCCCGCAATCAGAAAATTAAACTCAAAGATACTTCAGTAACGGCGTCTGTCAGTATCGGTCAAAATAGTGAAGGTGGTTTTTCGCTAGCCGTTGATCTTGCCGTAAGCATCCCTGAAATAGAACGTGAAACCGCACAAAAATTACTTGAAACCGCGCATCAAGTTTGTCCTTATTCCAATGCGACAAGGGGCAACATAGAAGTCAATTTAAATTTATTATAA